A window of Actinomadura rubteroloni contains these coding sequences:
- the recG gene encoding ATP-dependent DNA helicase RecG, which translates to MPNLDEPLHKVIGDKTAKVLAKGLDLHTVGDLLHHYPRRYAHRGELTPLADLRDDEHVTVMAEVVKVQGRSLNRSPGYVLEITVTDGTGELSLSFFGRRGSYRPEKELSPGTRGLFAGKISTYRPRSGRPRRQLAHPQYKVVPDRAGEEAAQEWADEIIPIYPSTKGLDIETIGKSIEVALDRADLGPDPMPADLLASRALIGLAEAYEGIHRPKTWDELSRARARLKWDEAFVVQIALAQRRRAAAALPAVPRPTASGGLLDAFDRRLPFTLTEGQRTVGAEIAADLTRAHPMHRLLQGDVGAGKTIVAVRAMLQVVDGGGQAALLAPTEVLAQQHFRSIRAMLGDLGQAGEIGGAETATRVALVTGSLGAKARRAALLDVASGAAGIVVGTHALLQEKVGFADLGLVVVDEQHRFGVEQRDALREKGGAGRPHVLVMTATPIPRTVAMTVFGDLETSVLGQLPAGRAGIQTVVVPPEKPNFLARVWERIAEEARGGRQIYLVCPRIGNGDEGDVPVDDGERRSPLGIMDLLPKLDDLLPGLRIGVLHGRLVPDEKDAVMARFTAGELDVLLATTVIEVGVDVPNATVMVIMDADRFGVSQLHQLRGRVGRGGLPGLCLLVTDAEPGSKARERLDAVASTTDGFKLSRLDLEQRREGDVLGAAQAGRSSSLRLLTLLRDEDVINAARDAASALVAGDPELARHPGLAAELATLLDEERAGFLEKA; encoded by the coding sequence GTGCCGAATCTCGACGAGCCGCTGCACAAAGTCATCGGGGACAAGACCGCGAAGGTGCTCGCCAAGGGCCTCGACCTGCACACGGTCGGGGACCTCCTGCACCACTACCCGCGCCGCTACGCGCACCGGGGCGAGCTGACGCCGCTCGCCGACCTGCGCGACGACGAGCACGTCACGGTCATGGCCGAGGTCGTCAAGGTGCAGGGCCGCTCCCTGAACCGCAGCCCCGGCTACGTCCTGGAGATCACCGTCACCGACGGCACCGGCGAACTGTCGCTCAGCTTCTTCGGACGGCGCGGCTCCTACCGTCCCGAGAAGGAACTGTCGCCCGGCACGCGCGGCCTGTTCGCCGGCAAGATCAGCACCTACCGGCCGCGCTCGGGCCGCCCCCGCCGCCAGCTCGCCCACCCCCAGTACAAGGTCGTGCCCGACCGCGCGGGCGAGGAGGCCGCGCAGGAGTGGGCGGACGAGATCATCCCGATCTACCCGTCCACCAAGGGCCTGGACATCGAGACGATCGGCAAGTCCATCGAGGTCGCGCTCGACCGCGCCGACCTCGGCCCGGACCCGATGCCCGCCGACCTGCTCGCGTCCCGCGCCCTGATCGGCCTGGCCGAGGCCTACGAGGGCATCCACCGCCCGAAGACCTGGGACGAACTGTCCCGCGCCCGCGCCCGCCTCAAATGGGACGAGGCCTTCGTCGTCCAGATCGCCCTGGCCCAGCGCCGCCGCGCCGCCGCCGCGCTCCCGGCCGTCCCGCGCCCCACGGCGTCCGGCGGCCTCCTGGACGCCTTCGACCGCCGTCTCCCCTTCACCCTGACCGAGGGCCAGCGCACCGTCGGCGCCGAGATCGCCGCCGACCTGACCCGGGCCCACCCCATGCACCGCCTCCTCCAGGGCGATGTGGGCGCCGGTAAGACAATTGTGGCGGTTCGGGCGATGTTGCAGGTGGTGGACGGGGGCGGGCAGGCGGCGTTGCTCGCGCCCACGGAGGTGCTCGCGCAGCAGCACTTCCGGTCGATCCGCGCGATGCTCGGGGACCTCGGGCAGGCGGGGGAGATCGGCGGGGCGGAGACGGCGACGCGGGTCGCGCTGGTGACCGGGTCGCTCGGGGCCAAGGCGCGGCGGGCGGCGTTGCTGGACGTGGCGTCGGGGGCTGCGGGGATCGTCGTCGGGACGCATGCGCTGTTGCAGGAGAAGGTGGGGTTCGCCGATCTCGGGCTCGTCGTGGTGGACGAGCAGCACCGGTTCGGCGTGGAGCAGCGTGACGCGCTCCGGGAGAAGGGCGGTGCCGGGCGGCCTCATGTGCTGGTGATGACGGCGACGCCCATTCCGCGCACTGTGGCGATGACCGTGTTCGGGGATCTGGAGACGTCGGTGCTGGGGCAGCTCCCGGCGGGACGGGCCGGGATTCAGACGGTCGTCGTGCCGCCGGAGAAGCCGAACTTCCTCGCGCGCGTCTGGGAGCGGATCGCCGAGGAGGCGCGCGGGGGGCGGCAGATCTATCTGGTGTGCCCGCGGATCGGAAACGGCGATGAGGGCGACGTCCCCGTGGACGACGGCGAGCGCCGGTCCCCGCTCGGGATCATGGATCTGCTGCCCAAGCTGGACGACCTGCTGCCCGGCCTGCGGATCGGAGTGCTGCACGGGCGGCTCGTCCCGGACGAGAAGGACGCCGTCATGGCGCGCTTCACGGCGGGCGAACTGGACGTCCTGCTGGCCACGACGGTGATCGAGGTCGGCGTGGACGTCCCGAACGCCACCGTGATGGTCATCATGGACGCCGACCGGTTCGGCGTGTCCCAGCTCCACCAGTTGCGCGGCCGGGTCGGGCGCGGCGGGCTGCCGGGGTTGTGCCTGCTGGTCACCGACGCCGAGCCGGGGAGCAAGGCGCGCGAGCGGCTGGACGCGGTGGCGTCCACGACGGACGGGTTCAAGCTGTCGCGCCTCGACCTGGAGCAGCGCCGGGAGGGCGACGTGCTGGGCGCCGCGCAGGCGGGCCGGTCGTCCAGCCTGCGGCTGCTGACGCTGCTGCGCGACGAGGACGTCATCAACGCCGCCCGCGACGCGGCGTCCGCGCTGGTCGCGGGCGATCCGGAGCTGGCGCGGCACCCGGGGCTCGCGGCGGAGCTGGCGACACTGCTGGACGAGGAGCGCGCCGGGTTCCTGGAAAAAGCCTAG
- a CDS encoding lipase family protein, producing the protein MHVIPFDRSRLPFARRLAEAARLAYREPGAVRRQAAAWGFPEVRTFCVPHRVPFPLEDTQAFAMGNAETVVVAFRGTEPGELRDWLTDCGALMVPYASGDGMVHLGFEQALDAVWPEILTAVRELRTGNQKLWFTGHSLGGALAMLAAARMYFADPRLLADGVYTFGQPRTCDPILARAYDTAFKGRMFRFVNNSDIVPKLPPDPLYRHVALEQYFDASGRLLPRPPSLLVRVCDALRGHLRSPASFGVDAFRDHGIGAYIQCLTANSEPAREEDVPRAA; encoded by the coding sequence ATGCACGTGATCCCCTTCGATCGCTCCCGGCTCCCGTTCGCGCGCCGCCTGGCCGAGGCGGCGCGGCTCGCCTACAGGGAACCCGGCGCGGTGCGGCGGCAGGCCGCCGCGTGGGGCTTCCCCGAGGTGCGGACGTTCTGCGTCCCGCACCGGGTGCCCTTCCCGCTGGAGGACACGCAGGCGTTCGCGATGGGGAACGCGGAGACGGTCGTCGTGGCGTTCCGGGGCACCGAGCCCGGCGAACTGCGCGACTGGCTGACGGACTGCGGCGCACTCATGGTGCCGTACGCGTCCGGAGACGGGATGGTCCACCTCGGGTTCGAGCAGGCGCTGGACGCGGTGTGGCCGGAGATCCTCACGGCCGTCCGGGAGCTGCGCACCGGGAACCAGAAGCTCTGGTTCACCGGCCACAGCCTCGGCGGCGCGCTGGCGATGCTGGCGGCGGCGCGGATGTACTTCGCCGACCCGCGCCTGCTCGCGGACGGCGTCTACACGTTCGGGCAGCCCCGGACGTGCGACCCGATCCTCGCCCGCGCCTACGACACGGCGTTCAAGGGGCGGATGTTCCGGTTCGTCAACAACAGCGACATCGTGCCGAAGCTCCCGCCCGACCCGCTGTACCGGCACGTGGCGCTGGAGCAGTACTTCGACGCGTCGGGGCGGCTGCTCCCCCGTCCGCCGTCGCTGCTCGTCCGGGTGTGCGACGCGCTGCGCGGCCATCTGCGCAGCCCGGCGTCGTTCGGCGTGGACGCCTTCCGCGACCACGGCATCGGCGCCTACATCCAGTGCCTGACGGCCAACAGCGAACCCGCCCGCGAAGAGGACGTCCCCCGGGCCGCCTGA
- a CDS encoding DUF3515 domain-containing protein: protein MSERTVPAFLAVPLLAAALAGCGAGAVSVPVPSADAATTRLCRGLRLPERVHGEKPRDTSPASPLTTAWGSPAVALRCGVPLPAGLRPTSQLQTVNGLSWFGVPADRPVTWTAVGRQAYVEVTIPAKYAPPGDVLIELGTAISATIPAKPEGQL, encoded by the coding sequence GTGTCTGAGCGAACGGTCCCCGCGTTCCTGGCGGTCCCGCTGCTCGCGGCGGCCCTGGCCGGATGCGGCGCGGGAGCGGTCTCGGTGCCCGTCCCGTCGGCCGACGCGGCGACCACCCGGTTGTGCCGGGGGCTGCGGCTGCCCGAGCGCGTCCACGGCGAGAAGCCGCGCGACACCTCGCCCGCGTCGCCGCTGACGACGGCGTGGGGGTCGCCCGCGGTCGCGCTGCGCTGCGGGGTGCCGCTCCCGGCGGGGCTGCGGCCGACGTCGCAGCTCCAGACCGTCAACGGGCTGTCGTGGTTCGGGGTCCCGGCCGACCGTCCGGTCACCTGGACGGCCGTCGGACGCCAGGCGTACGTCGAGGTGACCATTCCGGCGAAGTACGCCCCGCCCGGCGACGTGCTCATCGAACTGGGTACGGCGATCTCGGCCACGATTCCGGCCAAGCCCGAGGGGCAACTTTAA
- a CDS encoding cellulose binding domain-containing protein translates to MGRHTRFGEPDDDPPPGDGPPRAEPPPQAPAADERPRRRVPVPLLPILALTIAIGVVSYAYSTKQISLNFAPPAREPKAQGIHDSQVSQRRRSARADGLVVDFALLKRQTGAFTASVTVTNRGERAVQRWALAFTIPKARVVSATGAEVVALGRRAWVRSPGTAPALQPGASVKVVFRATGKPHSPSSCVLNRVTCDRI, encoded by the coding sequence ATGGGACGACACACCAGATTCGGGGAACCGGACGACGACCCGCCGCCCGGCGACGGCCCCCCGCGCGCGGAACCCCCGCCGCAGGCCCCCGCCGCCGACGAGCGCCCGCGCCGGCGCGTCCCGGTCCCCCTGCTCCCGATCCTCGCCCTCACGATCGCGATCGGCGTCGTCTCCTACGCCTACAGCACCAAGCAGATCTCGCTGAACTTCGCCCCGCCCGCCCGCGAGCCCAAGGCCCAGGGCATCCACGACAGCCAGGTCTCCCAGCGCCGCCGCAGCGCCCGCGCCGACGGGCTCGTCGTCGACTTCGCCCTCCTGAAACGCCAGACCGGGGCGTTCACCGCGAGCGTCACCGTCACCAACCGGGGCGAGCGGGCCGTGCAGCGCTGGGCGCTGGCGTTCACCATCCCGAAGGCGCGCGTCGTGTCCGCGACGGGCGCGGAGGTCGTCGCGCTCGGCCGCCGCGCGTGGGTGCGCAGCCCCGGGACGGCGCCCGCCCTCCAGCCCGGCGCCTCGGTCAAGGTCGTGTTCCGCGCGACGGGCAAGCCGCACAGCCCGTCGTCGTGCGTCCTCAACCGGGTCACCTGCGACCGGATCTGA
- a CDS encoding zinc-dependent alcohol dehydrogenase has translation MKAVIWQGVGDITVEDVPEPKLQEPADAIVRITGSAICGTDLHFVRGTMPGMRPGTILGHEAVGVVEDLGPEVRNFSVGDRVVIPSTLGCGRCVYCRAGYYAQCDVVNPQGREAGTSFYGGPLSTGPFDGLQAEYARVPFAHTNIVPIPPGVSDEQALMVSDIFPTAWFGARLAQVTPGDVVAIFGAGPVGQLAALSARMQGAGRVLIVDGNADRLETARLQNAETIDFNAEDPVASIKDMTGGVGADRVIDAVGVDAQRPSGGPAAGPAGEHIERYDAEVHVAAPETNVQGDLWRPGDAPSQAIRWAVDAVAKAGTVGIVGVYPPGFDRFPIGTMMNRNLTVQAGNCNHRRYVPGLLSKIATGAADPTTIITQQEELPHVLDAFEAFDRREPGWTKVSLDVAG, from the coding sequence ATGAAGGCCGTGATCTGGCAGGGCGTCGGGGACATCACCGTGGAGGACGTGCCCGAACCGAAGCTCCAGGAGCCCGCGGACGCGATCGTCCGGATCACCGGGAGCGCGATCTGCGGCACCGACCTGCACTTCGTGCGCGGCACGATGCCGGGAATGCGGCCCGGGACGATCCTCGGCCACGAGGCCGTGGGCGTCGTGGAGGATTTGGGGCCGGAGGTCCGCAACTTCTCCGTCGGCGACCGGGTGGTGATCCCGTCCACGCTCGGCTGCGGCCGGTGCGTCTACTGCCGCGCGGGCTACTACGCCCAGTGCGACGTGGTGAACCCGCAGGGCCGCGAGGCCGGGACGTCCTTCTACGGCGGCCCGCTGTCCACCGGGCCGTTCGACGGGTTGCAGGCCGAGTACGCGCGGGTGCCGTTCGCGCACACCAACATCGTCCCGATCCCGCCCGGGGTGAGCGACGAGCAGGCGCTGATGGTCAGCGACATCTTCCCGACCGCGTGGTTCGGGGCGCGGCTCGCGCAGGTGACGCCCGGCGACGTCGTCGCGATCTTCGGCGCGGGGCCGGTCGGACAGCTCGCCGCGCTGTCGGCGCGGATGCAGGGCGCGGGCCGCGTCCTCATCGTGGACGGCAACGCCGACCGGCTGGAGACGGCCCGGCTGCAGAACGCCGAGACCATCGACTTCAACGCCGAGGACCCCGTCGCGTCCATCAAGGACATGACCGGCGGCGTCGGCGCGGACCGGGTCATCGACGCGGTCGGCGTGGACGCGCAGCGCCCGTCCGGGGGGCCCGCCGCCGGGCCGGCCGGGGAGCACATCGAGCGGTACGACGCCGAGGTCCACGTCGCGGCGCCCGAGACGAACGTCCAGGGCGACCTGTGGCGGCCGGGCGACGCGCCGAGCCAGGCGATCCGGTGGGCCGTGGACGCGGTCGCGAAGGCCGGGACGGTCGGCATCGTCGGCGTCTACCCGCCCGGCTTCGACCGGTTCCCGATCGGGACGATGATGAACCGGAACCTGACCGTCCAGGCGGGGAACTGCAACCACCGCCGGTACGTGCCGGGCCTGCTGTCCAAGATCGCCACCGGGGCCGCCGACCCGACGACGATCATCACGCAGCAGGAGGAGCTGCCGCACGTCCTGGACGCGTTCGAGGCGTTCGACCGGCGCGAGCCCGGCTGGACCAAGGTGTCCCTGGACGTCGCCGGATGA
- a CDS encoding Lrp/AsnC family transcriptional regulator: protein MVQAYILIQTEVGKAADVADQISGIAGVIKAEDVTGPYDVIVRAEARDVDELGKLVVSRVQRIEGITRTLTCPIVRV, encoded by the coding sequence ATGGTGCAGGCCTACATCCTCATCCAGACCGAGGTGGGAAAGGCCGCCGACGTCGCGGACCAGATCTCCGGGATCGCCGGCGTGATCAAGGCGGAGGACGTCACCGGCCCGTACGACGTGATCGTGCGCGCCGAGGCCCGGGACGTGGACGAGCTGGGCAAGCTCGTCGTCTCCCGCGTCCAGCGGATCGAGGGCATCACCCGGACGCTGACCTGCCCGATCGTCCGTGTCTGA
- the rpmB gene encoding 50S ribosomal protein L28 → MASVCDVCGKGPGFGMRVSHSHRRTPRRWNPNIQRVRAVVNGGTKRINACTSCIKAGKVTKPSV, encoded by the coding sequence GTGGCTTCCGTCTGCGACGTCTGCGGCAAGGGACCCGGTTTCGGCATGCGCGTCTCCCACTCGCACCGCCGCACCCCGCGCCGCTGGAACCCCAACATCCAGCGCGTCCGCGCCGTCGTGAACGGCGGGACCAAGCGGATCAACGCGTGCACCTCGTGCATCAAGGCGGGCAAGGTCACCAAGCCGTCCGTCTGA
- the thiD gene encoding bifunctional hydroxymethylpyrimidine kinase/phosphomethylpyrimidine kinase: MPQNTPPLVLTIAGSDSGGGAGIQADLKTMLALGVHGMSVVAAVTAQNSVGVQGYWELPPEAVRAQLDSVLSDIGVHAVKTGMLASAALVETVADVLASVAAPVVVDPVGVSKHGDALLQPSAVDAVRSVLLPVATVVTPNLWEVEQLTGVKVVDETGLRPAAEAVKALGPAWVLVKGGHLPGEPADLLFDGEREYRFTAPRHDNRHTHGTGCTLASALASELALGADVPTAVARAKEYVTGAIAAGFPLGAGIGPVDHAWRIRAERTA, translated from the coding sequence ATGCCGCAGAACACGCCGCCGCTCGTCCTGACGATCGCCGGCTCCGACTCCGGCGGCGGCGCCGGGATCCAGGCCGACCTGAAGACGATGCTCGCGCTCGGCGTCCACGGGATGAGCGTCGTCGCCGCCGTCACCGCGCAGAACTCCGTCGGCGTCCAGGGCTACTGGGAACTGCCGCCCGAGGCCGTCCGCGCCCAGCTCGACTCGGTGCTCTCCGACATCGGCGTCCACGCGGTGAAGACCGGGATGCTCGCGTCCGCCGCGCTCGTCGAGACCGTCGCGGACGTCCTCGCCTCCGTCGCGGCGCCCGTCGTGGTGGACCCGGTCGGCGTGTCCAAGCACGGCGACGCGCTGCTCCAGCCGTCCGCCGTGGACGCCGTACGGAGCGTCCTGCTGCCGGTCGCGACCGTCGTCACGCCGAACCTCTGGGAGGTCGAGCAGCTCACCGGCGTCAAGGTCGTGGACGAGACCGGCCTGCGCCCCGCCGCCGAGGCCGTCAAGGCGCTCGGCCCCGCCTGGGTGCTCGTCAAGGGCGGCCACCTGCCCGGAGAACCCGCCGACCTGCTGTTCGACGGCGAACGCGAGTACCGCTTCACCGCGCCGCGCCACGACAACCGGCACACCCACGGGACGGGCTGCACGCTCGCGTCCGCCCTGGCGTCCGAGCTGGCGCTCGGAGCGGACGTCCCGACCGCCGTCGCGCGCGCCAAGGAGTACGTCACCGGAGCGATCGCCGCCGGGTTCCCGCTCGGCGCGGGCATCGGCCCGGTCGACCACGCGTGGCGGATCCGCGCGGAACGTACCGCCTGA
- a CDS encoding HEAT repeat domain-containing protein: protein MTLTDRSRTVRRHRRERPETREHRAPGLLDRVIELHRLTDPGLDDLRPYLADREPEVRTAALRVLGRSVRRGTASRATGDALAWALSDDDAEVRRLAARLLHGLPEVFLGEEGVAALHLAARRGLDAQTRESASMLLGRLVGAALELYAQGLADDEVQIRVQAVLGLVALRAVAETAQAADDPSRDVRVAVVDGLARLAEPADAGVPLSTLAHLLDDHDAVVRMAALDAAAGLGVPEPLDVRVVAALGHGSWQVRRRAALALGSADPDTAVPALGRALRDTIVDVRRAAVQSLEQWAGEVPGAVTALTETLNDPDPGVRTQARWALA, encoded by the coding sequence ATGACCTTGACCGACCGTTCCCGCACCGTCCGCCGCCACCGCCGTGAGCGGCCCGAGACCCGCGAGCACCGCGCGCCCGGCCTGCTCGACCGCGTCATCGAACTGCACCGCCTGACCGACCCCGGTCTGGACGACCTGCGTCCCTACCTCGCCGACCGTGAACCGGAGGTCCGCACCGCCGCGCTGCGGGTGCTCGGCCGGTCCGTCCGGCGCGGCACCGCGTCCCGCGCCACCGGAGACGCGCTGGCCTGGGCGCTGAGCGACGACGACGCCGAGGTCCGCCGGCTCGCCGCCCGGCTCCTGCACGGCCTGCCCGAGGTGTTCCTCGGCGAGGAGGGCGTCGCCGCGCTGCACCTGGCCGCCCGGCGCGGCCTCGACGCGCAGACCCGCGAGTCCGCCTCGATGCTCCTCGGCCGGCTCGTCGGCGCCGCCCTGGAGTTGTACGCGCAGGGGCTGGCCGACGACGAGGTGCAGATCCGCGTCCAGGCCGTCCTCGGGCTGGTCGCGCTGCGCGCCGTCGCCGAGACCGCGCAGGCCGCCGACGACCCGTCCCGCGACGTCCGCGTCGCCGTCGTGGACGGGCTGGCGCGGCTCGCCGAGCCCGCCGACGCGGGCGTCCCGCTGAGCACGCTCGCCCACCTGCTGGACGACCACGACGCCGTGGTGCGGATGGCCGCGCTCGACGCCGCCGCCGGGCTCGGCGTGCCCGAACCGCTGGACGTCCGCGTCGTCGCCGCGCTCGGGCACGGGAGCTGGCAGGTCCGGCGCCGCGCGGCTCTGGCCCTCGGGTCCGCCGACCCGGACACGGCCGTGCCCGCCCTCGGCCGCGCGCTGCGCGACACGATCGTGGACGTGCGGCGCGCCGCCGTCCAGTCGCTGGAGCAGTGGGCGGGCGAGGTCCCCGGCGCGGTCACCGCGCTGACCGAGACCCTCAACGACCCCGACCCCGGAGTCCGCACACAGGCCCGCTGGGCGCTGGCCTGA
- a CDS encoding DAK2 domain-containing protein has translation MGDVLGVLDGAAVRRWCRLAADALGGVRGDLDALNVFPVPDGDTGTNLHLTVLGAADALDAVPAADTGATWRALARGALLAARGNSGVILSQVLRGLADRLADTGPADGPAFGAALRHASELARRSVEHPVEGTILSVLATAAAGPDAPLADAVRAAAADARRALRETPRQLGALASAGVVDAGAAGLCVVLDALVAVVTDEYPEHYDVPARVPGNVRAEPAAPPPGPGPGYEVMYLLDAADAAVPALRETLDGLGDSLVVVGGDGLWNVHVHVDDAGAALEAGLSAGRPHRVRVTYLHAPRPGDDGAHRPGPHAGRAVVAVTAAGGLAALFESCGARVVRREPGAVPPLAVLAEAILAAGDEVAVLPNEPEVLALAEAAAERARDAGARIAVVPTKASVQGLAALAVHDPLRRFGEDVIAMTRAAGATRFGQLQIAGEEAMTSVGLCRPGDVLGLIEGDVALIAADQGTAARSVLDRMLSGGGELVTLIAGVHAAAGIVGVLEDHLRDRHPDVEVGVYDGGQELYPLMVGVE, from the coding sequence GTGGGCGACGTCCTCGGCGTTCTCGACGGGGCCGCGGTGCGGCGCTGGTGCCGGCTCGCCGCCGACGCTCTCGGCGGCGTGCGCGGCGACCTGGACGCCCTCAACGTCTTCCCGGTGCCCGACGGCGACACCGGCACGAACCTGCACCTGACCGTCCTCGGCGCCGCCGACGCCCTGGACGCGGTGCCCGCCGCCGACACCGGCGCGACCTGGCGGGCGCTGGCGCGCGGCGCGCTGCTCGCCGCGCGCGGCAACTCCGGCGTGATCCTCAGCCAGGTCCTGCGCGGCCTCGCCGACCGGCTCGCCGACACCGGGCCGGCCGACGGCCCCGCGTTCGGCGCCGCGCTGCGCCACGCGTCCGAGCTGGCCCGCCGCTCGGTCGAGCACCCGGTCGAGGGGACGATCCTCAGCGTCCTCGCGACGGCGGCGGCCGGGCCGGACGCGCCGCTCGCCGACGCCGTCCGCGCAGCCGCCGCCGACGCGCGCCGGGCGCTGCGCGAGACGCCCCGGCAGCTCGGCGCGCTCGCGTCCGCCGGGGTCGTGGACGCCGGGGCGGCCGGGCTCTGCGTCGTGCTGGACGCGCTCGTCGCCGTCGTCACCGACGAGTACCCCGAGCACTACGACGTCCCGGCGCGCGTCCCGGGGAACGTCCGCGCCGAACCCGCCGCGCCCCCGCCCGGACCCGGGCCCGGCTACGAGGTCATGTACCTGCTCGACGCCGCCGACGCCGCCGTCCCCGCGCTGCGCGAGACCCTGGACGGGCTCGGCGACTCGCTCGTCGTCGTCGGCGGGGACGGGCTCTGGAACGTCCACGTCCACGTCGACGACGCGGGCGCCGCGCTCGAGGCGGGCCTTTCGGCGGGCCGTCCGCACCGCGTCCGCGTCACCTACCTGCACGCGCCGCGGCCCGGCGACGACGGCGCGCACCGCCCCGGCCCGCACGCCGGCCGCGCCGTCGTCGCCGTCACCGCCGCCGGGGGCCTGGCCGCGCTGTTCGAGAGCTGCGGGGCGCGGGTCGTGCGGCGCGAGCCCGGCGCGGTCCCGCCGCTCGCCGTCCTCGCCGAGGCGATCCTCGCGGCGGGCGACGAGGTGGCCGTCCTGCCCAACGAACCCGAGGTCCTCGCGCTCGCCGAGGCCGCCGCCGAACGCGCCCGCGACGCCGGGGCCCGCATCGCCGTCGTCCCGACCAAGGCGTCGGTGCAGGGGCTCGCGGCGCTGGCCGTCCACGACCCGCTGCGCCGCTTCGGCGAGGACGTCATCGCGATGACCCGCGCGGCGGGCGCGACGCGGTTCGGGCAGTTGCAGATCGCGGGGGAGGAGGCGATGACGTCGGTCGGGCTGTGCCGCCCCGGCGACGTCCTCGGCCTCATCGAGGGCGACGTCGCGCTGATCGCCGCCGACCAGGGGACCGCCGCGCGCAGCGTCCTGGACCGGATGCTGTCGGGCGGCGGCGAACTCGTCACGCTCATCGCGGGCGTCCACGCCGCCGCCGGGATCGTCGGCGTCCTCGAGGACCACCTGCGCGACCGCCACCCGGACGTCGAGGTCGGCGTGTACGACGGCGGCCAGGAGCTGTACCCGCTGATGGTCGGCGTGGAGTGA
- a CDS encoding putative leader peptide, with amino-acid sequence MEHVTPNELLTVRRHVDLRRQASALCSRR; translated from the coding sequence ATGGAACACGTGACTCCGAACGAGCTCCTGACCGTCCGCCGCCATGTGGACCTCCGGCGGCAGGCGAGCGCGCTGTGTTCCCGTCGTTGA
- a CDS encoding thiamine-phosphate kinase, with the protein MGGTGERVGDLGEFGLIARLIRGLPQAPAVALGPGDDAAVVAAPDGRVVATADLLVEGRHFRRDWSGPADIGHKAAAQNLADVVAMGARPTALLVGLALPPETPAAWVEELYAGLAAECAAAGASIVGGDVVGADAVTLAITALGDLGGAPPLTRSGARPGDVVAVRGALGCSAAGLALLERGASGPAELLAAHRRPRPPYAAGAEARAAGATALIDVSDGLVRDLGHVAAASGVRVEIDTAALPVPAVLGADGVRHVLTGGEDHGFAAAFPPGRVPAAWTAVGRVAAGAGVLVDGRPYEGGGWDHFPRRPR; encoded by the coding sequence ATGGGCGGGACGGGCGAACGGGTCGGCGACCTCGGCGAGTTCGGGCTGATCGCCCGGCTCATCCGGGGCCTTCCGCAGGCCCCGGCGGTCGCGCTCGGCCCCGGCGACGACGCCGCCGTGGTGGCCGCGCCCGACGGCCGCGTCGTCGCCACCGCCGACCTCCTGGTCGAGGGCCGCCACTTCCGCCGCGACTGGTCCGGCCCCGCCGACATCGGGCACAAGGCCGCCGCGCAGAACCTCGCCGACGTCGTCGCGATGGGCGCCCGGCCGACCGCGCTGCTCGTCGGGCTCGCGCTGCCGCCCGAGACGCCCGCCGCGTGGGTCGAGGAGCTGTACGCGGGGCTCGCGGCCGAGTGCGCGGCGGCGGGCGCGTCCATCGTCGGCGGCGACGTCGTGGGCGCCGACGCCGTCACGCTCGCGATCACCGCGCTCGGCGACCTCGGCGGCGCGCCGCCGCTCACCCGCTCCGGCGCGCGGCCGGGCGACGTCGTCGCGGTCCGGGGCGCGCTCGGGTGCTCGGCCGCCGGGCTCGCCCTGCTGGAGCGCGGCGCGTCCGGCCCCGCCGAACTGCTCGCCGCGCACCGCCGTCCCCGGCCGCCCTACGCAGCGGGCGCGGAGGCGCGGGCGGCGGGCGCGACGGCCCTCATCGACGTCAGCGACGGCCTCGTGCGCGACCTCGGGCACGTCGCGGCGGCGTCCGGCGTGCGCGTCGAGATCGACACGGCGGCGCTGCCCGTGCCCGCGGTGCTCGGCGCGGACGGCGTCCGGCACGTGCTCACCGGCGGGGAGGACCACGGGTTCGCCGCCGCGTTCCCGCCCGGCCGCGTCCCCGCCGCGTGGACGGCCGTCGGCCGCGTCGCCGCCGGGGCGGGGGTCCTGGTCGACGGCCGTCCGTACGAGGGCGGCGGCTGGGATCATTTCCCGCGTCGTCCCAGGTAG